Proteins co-encoded in one Flavobacteriaceae bacterium MAR_2009_75 genomic window:
- a CDS encoding D-alanyl-D-alanine dipeptidase, whose translation MKYSIAFLVLGILFFSCKELPNKTEQEQTELEVLEPIDTNKIKKVAPEKTFRSFEGLADTTFVRLADFSDGFAYDLRYATENNFLKEKVYDCAECYTRAKTAKALIAANSDFHEKGVRIKFYDCYRPNSVQYKMWKIVPNPQYVANPKKGSIHNKGGAADITLETLDGEELDMGTDFDFFGKKAYHDNTDLPEEILDNRKLLKETMEKHGFWSIRTEWWHYNLAAGSNDKVANFKWPCE comes from the coding sequence ATGAAGTATAGTATTGCATTTTTAGTGCTCGGTATTCTTTTTTTCTCTTGCAAAGAGTTACCAAACAAAACAGAACAAGAACAAACCGAACTTGAAGTTTTAGAGCCTATAGATACCAATAAAATCAAGAAAGTCGCTCCTGAAAAAACGTTCCGAAGTTTTGAAGGCCTAGCTGACACCACTTTTGTACGGTTGGCCGATTTCAGTGACGGTTTCGCTTACGATTTAAGATATGCCACCGAGAACAATTTTCTAAAGGAAAAAGTTTACGACTGTGCAGAATGTTATACTCGAGCAAAAACGGCCAAAGCATTGATTGCAGCAAATTCTGATTTTCATGAGAAAGGGGTGAGAATCAAATTTTATGATTGTTACAGACCCAATTCGGTACAGTACAAAATGTGGAAAATTGTACCCAACCCTCAATACGTGGCGAACCCGAAAAAAGGATCTATTCATAACAAGGGTGGTGCGGCCGATATTACGCTAGAGACCTTAGATGGCGAAGAACTTGATATGGGAACCGATTTTGATTTCTTTGGAAAAAAGGCCTACCATGATAATACAGATTTGCCCGAAGAAATTTTGGACAACAGAAAATTACTTAAGGAAACGATGGAAAAACATGGCTTTTGGTCAATTAGAACGGAATGGTGGCATTATAATTTGGCAGCAGGTTCCAATGATAAGGTGGCTAACTTCAAATGGCCTTGCGAATAA
- a CDS encoding acetyl esterase/lipase: protein MNKALLVFLALISMNTFAQDTILPLWPIDTIPNRIASAEKETHVMEGILRISKVQEPTIEVYLPAKQNATGQAMLIFPGGGYGILAYDWEGTDIAKFLNGKGIAGIVVKYRLPSDVSQKEKYNVPLIDAQRAMRMVRSRAKDWNILENKIGIIGFSAGGHLASTLGTHYNEKVYDAIDDIDKLSARPDFMNLVYPVITFTQTTKHSGSEKNLLGEKSNSDLERHFSNELQVTTDTPPTLLIHATDDKAVPVENSLLFFQALKDKGVSATMHIYPKGGHGFSLAREDLHLRSWTERLFEWMESLE, encoded by the coding sequence ATGAACAAAGCACTTTTAGTATTTCTAGCCCTTATTTCAATGAACACATTTGCGCAAGACACCATTTTACCCCTATGGCCTATAGACACTATACCTAACCGCATAGCATCTGCTGAAAAAGAGACTCATGTAATGGAAGGTATTCTTCGAATCAGCAAGGTTCAAGAGCCTACAATTGAAGTTTATTTGCCGGCCAAGCAGAATGCTACCGGTCAGGCTATGCTTATATTTCCGGGCGGCGGGTACGGTATTTTGGCCTACGATTGGGAGGGCACCGATATTGCTAAATTTTTAAACGGAAAAGGTATTGCCGGTATCGTCGTAAAATACCGTTTGCCATCGGATGTCTCACAGAAGGAAAAATATAACGTTCCACTAATCGATGCGCAGCGTGCTATGCGAATGGTGCGAAGCCGGGCAAAAGATTGGAATATTTTAGAAAATAAAATTGGTATAATAGGTTTTTCTGCTGGTGGGCACTTAGCTTCGACCTTAGGTACTCATTACAACGAGAAAGTCTATGATGCTATCGATGATATCGATAAATTAAGTGCCAGACCCGACTTTATGAATTTGGTTTACCCCGTAATAACCTTTACACAAACAACCAAACATTCGGGCTCAGAAAAAAATTTGTTAGGAGAAAAGTCCAATTCCGATTTAGAAAGGCATTTTTCGAACGAATTACAAGTAACTACAGATACGCCGCCGACCTTATTGATTCATGCGACGGACGATAAAGCGGTACCGGTCGAAAATAGTCTTCTTTTCTTTCAAGCCTTAAAAGATAAAGGGGTTTCTGCAACCATGCATATTTACCCGAAAGGGGGGCATGGGTTTTCTCTTGCTCGTGAAGACCTTCATCTCAGAAGTTGGACGGAAAGACTTTTCGAATGGATGGAAAGTCTTGAATAG
- a CDS encoding diketogulonate reductase-like aldo/keto reductase yields the protein MKNYTRRRVVQTIGAAAAGALICPTLAFDKPSEIRTRKIKSSGEDLPIVGLGTWQSFDAQNNTELRKQLTEVLVKMNANGGSVIDSSPMYGSSEKVVGDLTSQLKTKDSFFYATKVWTSGKQEGIDQMNQSMQKMQRSTMDLIQIHNLVDWKTHMATLKDMKNKGLIRYWGITHYTDSSHDSLAKIIKDEKPDFAQFNYSIRGRHAEKFLLNTAKENSTAVIINSPFESGSLFRATKGKKLPEWCADLDISSWAQYFLKYILGEEAVNCVIPGTSKPHHVVDNMMAGHGRLPDAKERAKMVNYLNNL from the coding sequence ATGAAAAACTATACGAGAAGAAGGGTTGTTCAAACCATCGGTGCAGCTGCTGCCGGAGCACTTATCTGCCCCACCCTAGCATTTGACAAGCCAAGCGAAATAAGAACGCGTAAAATTAAATCTTCAGGAGAAGATTTACCTATTGTAGGCTTGGGAACCTGGCAGTCATTCGATGCCCAAAATAATACCGAACTCAGAAAACAACTCACTGAAGTTTTAGTAAAAATGAATGCCAACGGTGGTAGCGTTATCGATAGCTCACCTATGTACGGTTCTTCAGAAAAAGTCGTCGGTGACCTCACATCGCAACTAAAAACCAAAGATTCTTTTTTCTATGCCACTAAAGTATGGACATCAGGCAAACAGGAGGGCATTGACCAAATGAACCAATCGATGCAAAAAATGCAGCGGAGTACGATGGATTTGATTCAAATACACAACTTGGTGGATTGGAAAACCCATATGGCCACCTTAAAAGATATGAAAAACAAGGGCCTGATTAGATATTGGGGCATTACCCATTATACCGACAGTTCCCATGATTCATTGGCTAAAATTATCAAAGATGAAAAACCAGACTTTGCCCAATTCAATTACTCGATACGCGGCCGTCATGCAGAGAAGTTCTTACTAAACACTGCTAAAGAAAATAGTACCGCGGTAATCATTAATAGTCCTTTTGAAAGTGGTTCGCTTTTTCGTGCTACCAAGGGCAAGAAACTCCCCGAATGGTGCGCAGATTTGGACATCAGCTCTTGGGCTCAATATTTTCTTAAATATATTCTTGGCGAAGAAGCTGTGAATTGTGTTATACCCGGAACTTCAAAACCTCACCACGTGGTTGATAATATGATGGCCGGTCACGGTAGGTTACCCGATGCCAAAGAGCGAGCGAAAATGGTGAATTATCTGAACAATCTTTAA
- a CDS encoding arylsulfatase A-like enzyme, whose amino-acid sequence MKIKNLLVFTAIPLFFICCKDVEKSQEKSSLKDQPNIIWLVAEDQSPEWFPMYGDSTISLPNIESLVIDGVTFDNAVAPVPVCAPSRSSLITGMYPSTLGTHNMRTHTAWRKISEPLLDSLPSYSPIVPDGVKMFTEYLRKEGYYTANGPKEDYNFAKTEGAWDESSKNRHFRKREDGQPFFSVFNFSVCHESQIWQRGKDSLFVNPKDVQVPPYFPDNDTIRHDLAVNYSNLKRLDNQIGKVIDELKEDGLYENSIIFFYADHGGPFPRHKRALYDTGVKVPLVIKFAQNEKAGTRDERQISFIDYAPTVLSLAGIEPPKVMQGTAQFGTFEAHKKPNYTYHTSDRFDEIYDRLRAVRSPRYKYIKSFNTEISHAMPLIYRAQMPMMRELRRQYASGNLNEEQSKWLHPTKPVEEFYDLQEDPYELNNLADNPKMQDTLAKYRQLLKDWMDDTNDLGKIPERQLMEKWFVNGQQPKLKPIHMQESQSGIELISSKSDASIVWKQPQDSIWNIYSQPISKDVTFEAKAERIGYIDSELLQYSAD is encoded by the coding sequence ATGAAGATTAAAAACCTATTGGTATTTACAGCGATACCATTATTTTTTATTTGCTGTAAAGATGTTGAAAAAAGCCAAGAAAAATCAAGTCTAAAAGACCAGCCCAATATTATTTGGTTGGTTGCGGAAGACCAATCACCAGAATGGTTTCCTATGTATGGCGATAGTACGATTTCATTGCCAAACATAGAAAGTTTGGTTATTGATGGGGTCACTTTTGATAATGCGGTCGCTCCCGTTCCAGTTTGTGCACCGTCTCGAAGTTCACTGATCACCGGTATGTATCCCTCGACATTGGGTACGCATAATATGAGAACACATACGGCATGGCGCAAAATAAGCGAACCATTATTAGACAGTCTGCCCAGCTATTCGCCTATCGTGCCCGATGGGGTTAAAATGTTCACCGAATACCTTCGAAAAGAAGGATACTATACCGCCAATGGCCCTAAAGAAGATTATAATTTTGCAAAAACCGAAGGCGCTTGGGACGAAAGCAGCAAAAACAGACATTTTCGAAAACGAGAAGATGGTCAGCCATTTTTCTCGGTATTCAATTTCTCGGTGTGCCACGAATCACAAATATGGCAAAGGGGTAAAGATTCTCTTTTTGTAAATCCGAAAGATGTTCAGGTGCCTCCATATTTTCCTGATAATGATACCATTCGCCACGATTTGGCGGTGAACTATAGCAACCTTAAAAGATTGGATAATCAAATAGGAAAGGTAATTGATGAACTAAAAGAAGATGGTCTGTACGAGAATAGTATCATATTTTTCTATGCTGATCATGGCGGTCCGTTCCCTAGACATAAAAGAGCTTTATACGATACTGGAGTAAAAGTGCCCTTAGTGATTAAATTTGCTCAAAACGAAAAAGCAGGTACTCGCGATGAACGACAGATCAGTTTTATAGATTATGCTCCGACGGTTTTATCATTGGCAGGTATCGAACCGCCCAAGGTAATGCAGGGTACTGCTCAGTTCGGTACATTTGAGGCTCATAAAAAACCAAATTATACCTACCATACTTCAGACCGCTTTGACGAAATTTACGATCGCCTACGTGCGGTACGCTCACCAAGATATAAATACATAAAGAGCTTCAATACCGAAATTAGTCATGCGATGCCCTTAATTTATAGAGCACAAATGCCTATGATGCGAGAATTACGTAGACAATATGCTTCGGGTAATTTGAACGAAGAGCAGTCGAAGTGGTTGCACCCCACTAAGCCTGTCGAAGAGTTTTATGATTTACAAGAAGACCCTTATGAGTTGAATAACTTGGCCGACAACCCAAAAATGCAAGACACATTGGCCAAATATCGTCAGCTTTTGAAAGATTGGATGGACGATACCAATGATTTGGGAAAAATACCGGAAAGACAGTTAATGGAAAAATGGTTTGTAAATGGGCAGCAGCCCAAGTTGAAACCGATACATATGCAAGAATCGCAATCTGGCATTGAACTGATATCTTCTAAATCTGATGCGAGTATAGTCTGGAAGCAACCCCAAGATTCTATATGGAATATCTACTCTCAACCTATTTCAAAAGATGTGACTTTTGAAGCAAAAGCCGAAAGAATCGGTTATATTGATAGTGAACTATTACAGTATAGTGCAGATTAG
- a CDS encoding arylsulfatase A-like enzyme → MNEAKIFQVAKSRIIPLPFIILLLLFSCKKEKKPEQISETRDDKRPNIVLIVADDQGWGDLSSNGNTNLNTPHIDALAKYGVAFENFYVQPVCSPTRAELLTGRYFTRTGVYSTSAGGERMNYDETTLAEILKESGYKTAICGKWHNGMQPPYHPNSQGFDDFYGFASGHWGNYFSPMLEHNGEIVQGQGFLVDDLTDHALNFIEESKSEPFFLYLPFNTPHSPMQVPDEYWNLFENKKLRKFADVKANEDLQFTKAALAMVENIDFNVGRIMTKLRKLYLEDNTIVVYLSDNGPNSFRWNGGMRGRKGSTDEGGVRSPLYIQWTNFIEAGTKVDVVSSAIDILPTLAKMVDVSAVLSKPIDGEDLTPLIFNENANWKDRILYNHWNGRTSLRTQDYRLDAENRLYNIKKDRSQKIDVSVQFPELVDSLVRSKEKWLETVQPLSPGTDHRPFTLGHPNYKHTQLPARDAVAHGEIERSNQYPNDSFFTNWTSLRDSITWDVDVLEGGQFEVNLYYTCEESDIGSIVELSLGNSRIANRISEPNSSDLHGMENDRVPRMESYVKDFKPMKLGNIILKKGKGTLTLKATEIPGNQVADFRLLHFKRMN, encoded by the coding sequence GTGAATGAAGCAAAAATTTTTCAGGTAGCCAAGTCAAGAATAATACCTCTTCCTTTTATTATTTTACTTCTTTTATTTTCTTGTAAGAAAGAAAAAAAGCCTGAACAGATTTCTGAAACTAGAGACGATAAAAGACCCAATATCGTTCTAATTGTTGCCGATGACCAAGGATGGGGCGATTTATCAAGTAACGGAAATACTAATTTAAATACTCCGCACATCGATGCCCTGGCCAAATATGGTGTCGCATTTGAAAACTTTTATGTACAACCTGTTTGCTCACCGACCCGGGCCGAACTACTCACGGGCAGGTATTTCACAAGAACTGGGGTCTACAGCACCTCTGCTGGTGGTGAACGTATGAACTATGATGAAACGACCCTAGCAGAAATACTCAAAGAATCAGGATATAAGACCGCCATCTGCGGAAAATGGCATAATGGTATGCAACCCCCATACCACCCTAATTCACAAGGTTTTGATGATTTCTACGGATTTGCCTCTGGGCACTGGGGAAACTATTTCAGTCCGATGTTGGAACATAATGGTGAAATTGTTCAGGGCCAAGGTTTTCTTGTAGATGACCTAACCGATCATGCTTTGAATTTTATAGAAGAATCAAAATCAGAACCGTTCTTTTTATACCTGCCATTCAACACCCCGCATAGCCCGATGCAAGTACCTGACGAATATTGGAACCTATTCGAAAATAAAAAGCTTCGAAAATTCGCTGACGTAAAAGCCAATGAAGATTTGCAATTCACCAAAGCTGCATTGGCCATGGTCGAAAACATAGATTTTAATGTGGGGCGAATAATGACGAAACTTCGAAAGCTGTATCTAGAAGATAACACCATAGTAGTTTATTTATCAGATAACGGGCCCAATAGCTTTCGATGGAACGGAGGAATGCGCGGCAGAAAAGGGTCTACGGACGAAGGTGGGGTTCGTAGCCCACTGTACATACAATGGACGAACTTTATTGAGGCCGGAACAAAAGTCGATGTTGTATCAAGTGCTATTGATATTCTGCCCACATTGGCAAAGATGGTAGATGTTTCAGCTGTGCTCTCAAAACCGATTGATGGAGAAGATCTTACCCCCTTAATTTTCAATGAAAATGCAAATTGGAAAGACCGTATTCTGTATAACCACTGGAACGGTAGAACGAGTCTTCGAACCCAAGACTATCGTTTAGATGCTGAAAATCGGTTGTACAACATTAAAAAAGACCGGTCTCAGAAAATAGATGTTTCAGTACAATTTCCCGAACTGGTCGATTCATTGGTCAGATCCAAAGAAAAATGGCTTGAGACAGTTCAACCGTTAAGCCCTGGAACCGACCATCGGCCTTTTACCTTGGGGCATCCGAATTATAAGCATACCCAACTTCCTGCCCGTGATGCTGTGGCGCATGGCGAAATAGAACGGAGTAACCAATACCCTAACGATAGTTTTTTTACCAATTGGACCAGCCTTCGAGACTCCATCACCTGGGATGTTGATGTTTTAGAAGGAGGTCAATTCGAGGTGAATCTGTATTACACTTGTGAGGAAAGTGACATAGGTTCAATTGTAGAACTCAGTTTGGGAAACAGTAGAATTGCGAATCGAATAAGCGAACCTAATAGTTCTGACTTACATGGAATGGAAAATGACCGTGTACCCCGTATGGAATCTTATGTAAAAGATTTCAAACCCATGAAATTAGGTAATATCATCTTAAAAAAAGGCAAGGGTACGCTAACCTTAAAAGCGACCGAAATACCCGGAAATCAAGTAGCCGACTTTCGATTGTTACATTTTAAACGTATGAACTAA